In the Hermetia illucens chromosome 1, iHerIll2.2.curated.20191125, whole genome shotgun sequence genome, TTCAAGGACCCTGACTTTGAAATCGCCCCGACCAGGACCCGCCCCTCTGTGCCAAAGATAGCGTTTTCCAGAGTATCAGCATCGGAAGTCAGGTATCGTTTCATTCGGCGTTATATAGATACTGAAAAGCATTATCTTCAAACACCGAACCCAGACAAAACCGTCCCCTCGGCCCTGAGCAAGAGTCCGAAGGTGGATGCCGTCCCGGACTTATCAGGGATACCTGATAGTcggggtgccatgaagctgggtccctgTTTCGATACTGCTTtctgatgagcactagatcagctttggtctccgcagcgaactgtgtcagaaactcgtgagcggttgcattcgGATGCATTTTTatctgtaggatgcggatcatgttcaTCGCGTCTTAATTTCTCCAAGTTCTGCTCTCAAGACTGGACACCACCCcggcccgcagtgtgcgcacaCTCTCACCAGACGCAACATGACCCTTGCATAtaacgcaactctccttttcgatGCAGGTGTTCGCCTTATGGCCTGGCTGGCCGCATTTGCAGCACGTTGCCTTTTATCTCATTCTTTTCCGTCAGGCAgttaaggtctcggatttccagagagtacgtgggttctaggctagaaaccaaaagtGTTCCTCCCAGTAACCTcttgaccgcttcacagaacgtactttTATCTGTGGtcttcgggcctaattcgaccAGAACTCCACCACCCTTTGTTTCCCGGATGGAAGACACTTCCACTCCGCTATCTTCGGTCTTGATActataacggatttcgctgaggacttcagcaaagtcttgtcttccgtcaaacatttttcggaggatttttttctcgaacgcggccaagagttcgcaatttttcttgctaagcacccaagtttccgaggaatacatgaggactggcaagatcattgtcttgtacagtaagagctttgaccttatggtgagacgtttcgaccggaacagtttttgtaagctaaaataggctctgttggctgacaacaactgtgcgcgaatttcatcatcgtagttagctaggagaaattgtcaacggtctccaagttgttttctcctacccttattcttcctgtttgaccagtgcggtttgatgttgttggttggttcgccttcggtgctgacgttgccaccatatattttgtcttgcgttcattgatgtgcagcccaagacctcgcgccgcctgctcgatctggatgaaggcagattgtacgtctcgggtggttcttcccatgatctcgatatcgtcagcataggccagtagttgggtggacttaaagagcatcgtacctcttgcatttacatcaacatcacggatcactttctcgagggccaggttaaagaagactcATGATAAGGCattcccttatcgtagaccattgttgatattgaatggtcttgagagtgatcctgctgcttttatctggcctcgcacattggtcagaaccagcctagtcagtcttattaatttcgtcgggatatcgaattctctcatggccgtgtacagttttaccctggcgatgctatcataggcggctttaaagtcgatgaatagatggtgcaactgttgtctatattccaacagtttttccattgcttgccgcagagagaaaatctgatctgttgctgatttgcctggagtgaagcctttttggtatgggccaatgatgttctgggcgtatggggctatccggcctagcaagatagcggcgaatatcttgtagatggtactcagcaacgtgatatctctataattgctgcactgtgtgatatctcctttttatgtatggtacATGTacatgcattgattcgctgtcccgtaccttgaacacaagttgatgaaccacttggtgcaactggtcgcctccatatttaaccaattcggctgtaattccatcggctcctggcgacttatgattttttagccgatgaattgcacggactgtttctcctaaacttggtggtggcagtatttgtccgtcgtcttgagttggcTGGACCTGCAACTTGCCCATGTTCTGGTTGgtcagtagtttatcaaagtactcaacccatcgctccaatatgcccattctgtcggaaatcagatgttcctctttgtctcggcaggatgagcatcgaggtgtataaggcttcatcctgctgacttgtaggtaaaacttccgcgcctgggcGGTTGCTCCCTCAGGGAGGTAATTAATTAATGGTAATAAATGTGAAAAATGTCAGtttgagaaaaacacgtttgaaaagaaaaactgtttgaaaccCCATTTcagatatgaagacatttatcacccttaattacgaacaaaatacagttataacaaatacaaatgcacttGGACAAGGGACTGACgtcaaatatttataaatatattatttacataacgctaccagatttcgtaaggacataaagcggCTACCTCCTAGGCGATGAACCCTGAGCCTGTACCGGATAATCACTGGGTTCTGCgcccataaaatctaaaggaccacGGATTTCTCTTTGAAATTTCTACAGCGTATTCGGTGATAGCTAAGCTAACGAtctattcaataaaaaaagtcgattctgaaaacctcctaatgtggtttctccCATTAACATTTCAATGTCCCCCTcaaatataattaaatattcTGTAACTAATTTgtaataaaattgaataaaagctATAGACGGATTTTTATTAGTGTGCTGTATAGTCCAGTGATATGGATCCATGTCGGTAGTTTGTTGAATTTGTACGAATGTGAACAATTGAGTCAAAGGATTTCGATTGGAAGTTTCTTGGTTCCGCGTAAAAGAAGCATTGGAAGTCTCGGCATCCACGTAGCAATTATGTAACAATACAAAGATATTCCTCACTGAAGTACTGAAAAATCTTTTTGAGATCTGGGAAATTTATACCATGGAAGTTAGACGTCAGTTCACACGAAAATCATGTTGAAGAAATCACcaattttaagaaaaatgttGATGAGAACAAGGAGGTGGTAATTGTCACTGGGGTAGTTGTTCAATTTTAAGGCAAAAAAGCATCTCTTGTTTCACATAACAAACTTGATAAGTTCCCCGCTAATTGACTTTGCCTAATTATTCATAGATTAACGAGCGACACAGCGAGGTcaatcaaaatttgaatttaccATCTGCCAGAAAAGTATCTACGTACTTCGGGAGCAGGcaaccaaacaaacaaacttttAATGGGTTTACCAGCTGATCTAAATGGAGTTGTAATTGCTTCCATGCTTGAATGGAAATCCAATTGTGTGTGGTCGTTCGTAATCAACATTTTGTCATTAGGCCGAATATGCTATAATTACGTAAAATAAAGCACTGAAAAAAGCCAGAGAAATAGATATAGAACCATAGGCCCCGGGTGCCCCCAACCACCTTGCCACATACTGACTGACAAGTCTCTTTACAGCTTTTCTCTGCAGTCATTCTTCAGTTTGGTTGAATGACTCTCTGCGCTTCCATTTGGTCGGAACTTTTCGTCAGTTTTCCTCACCGAAATCACCTCAGCTGTGGACCATTGGTCTATGTAGTTCTCGCTAGTCATCTTGTTTATTTGACTCGTTTGTAGAGTGTAGATCATAAATAATATCACCGAAGCATCACATAAAGAGTGGGAAGATATTAATCTATTATTTAGCAAGATAAAGCTTGGCAAGGGATTATCAGTCACTGCATTATTAGTGTACAGTCTGCGGTGGATTGAAAAACAGACGGATAGTGATCGCCATGGCGTTTCTTGTTATTCTTTGCACGGTTCTAATCACAATGTTAACTAGTGTGTATGTGCTTTTTAAAGTTCGGTATCGTTACTGGGCAAAACGTGGTGTGCCGTGTTTAGAACCAATATTTCCATTCGGGTCTCTGCAGCGAAGTGGGAAACGACGTCATATAAAGGATACATTAGATGAGACTTACCAAGAGTTTAGCGGAAAGGAACCGCTGGCTGGGTTGTATTTTTTCACTGACGCCGTCCTCATGGTGCTAGATCTTGATCTCATCCATAATATGCTCGTCAGAGACTTCAGCAAATTCCACGATCGTGGCTTGTTCTATAATGAACGAAGTGATCCACTGTCAGCCAACCTACTTACTCTGGAGGGACATAAGTGGAAGGTGCTTAGGTCCAAGCTAACACCAACTTTCACGTCAGGAAAAATGAAGTTCATGTATCCAACAATATTGGGAGTGATGGATCAATTTGATCAAACCTTACGAGAGATATTGAAGACCCAAAAAGATGTCGAAATCAAAGAACTTCTGGCGAGATTCACAACGGATGTGATAGGAACTTGCGCCTTTGGCATCGAATGTAACAGTTTGAAAGACCCAAATACGGAGTTCCGGAAAGTAGGACGAActgcattcgagaaaacccgGCATGGACTTTTTGGACGGGCATTTCTTGGACAATTTCCGcgattatcacgaaaacttGGTTTGAAAACTACAAGGGATGATGTTAGTGACTTTTTCATGAAAGTCGTCCGGGAAACTGTTGAGTTTCGCGAAAAGAATAACGTTCGACGAAATGATTTTATGGATATTCTTATTCAATTGAAAAATGGAGGCAACGGAAATGGGGATTCTAAGGATGGTGAAGCGAAATTGAGTTTTGAGGAAATTGCAGCACaggctttcatatttttcctggCCGGATTCGAAACGTCGTCAACAAATATGACATATTCTCTATATGAGTTGGCCAAGAATACGGAAATACAAGAAAAGGCCCGTCGTGAAATTAATGAAGTTCTGGAGAAACATAGCGGAGAATTCACTTACGATGCTATGATGGAAATGACTTATATTGGACATATCAATAAtggtaaatatttgaaattatggaCTTAAGTATGTATATTGTGATGGCAAAACTAATTCAACTGACGGTCAAAATGGATCTAAAGTCGCTTATCGTCAACCAAGCAATCACCAAACATAATCTATGATGTATGTTAGTGAAAAAATACGCAGTCTATGactgttcatttttttttggggtagggtagctgaatgcatttacgcaaacagtgttggactcccagtTCGGCATGTcgtcggtcgagctctatcttcttagcaacgagaagggtccgaacgtaatgggcaacacggctccatctgtcagcactcttcggcaatgttgtctggagagagatcccccgtgtttaaatagagctgctgacgaaccccatcccaccttccacaagaaaaaaagtgtgttgggcctcgtccacaactccattgcaaaacacacaatccggagatcgcgtttttccaatcttgtgcaggtaagattgaaaacttccatgtccacttaaaaattgggtaaggaaaggATTCAGCCAGgcatctaagttgccgatgagccgcgtagtccatctgcctctagtttcatttttccaCGAGAGCTGTTACTCGTCCGCTtcgccgttcttcgcgagcaaccacctcccttgcgcttgtatatggcctgacgctccctagcaagaagggcaacagggatcactcccgcgatcaccatcacggccggttcagagacagtgcggtaggcAGATGCCAcccacaaagctccccgtctctgtacttgcgcgaggcgtttacgatatacctccttgttaagagcgccagcccatacctctgcgctgtagagcagggcagactgcgttgaactcatcaggagacgttgcctgctagacttaggacccccaatgtttgccattagcttaCTTAAAGCTGAAACTCCagatgcagccttgttcgctgctgctttgatttgcttaaaaAAGCTCATCTCTGATTCAAGAGTCAAGCCGAGATACTTTACCgccgattatcgactcgccgaacgatatgggatgcagggttggaattctctttttagtcaggatgactacttcggttttttccaatgcaaggttgaaaccatgagtagtcattcacccgcttacccgtcgcatcaatatgccgagtttgctttgcgcctgttcgatagtgcgtccagcaacaagcgctgcgacatcatctgcatagtcgACcatgcgcgactcttctggcatgtcgacttTAAGTAGACTGCCATAGGTAGTGTTCCAGAgatccgaccctaggatggatccctgtgctacccgcGAAGTGACCTtgatcctcctttgaccctctagtgtttcatagagcagtatcaatatccgtaagagatagatAGATATAGATAGAATTGGGAAGTACAGGCATAGAACAGAGAGTATTATTTGGCATTATGAGGGGCTTGCGTGAATAATTTCGTTTGCTCCTCAATAGTGCACCGTCGCACAATACTATCATTTGACAAAGCACATAACAAATACCATTCAACAATTACCGAATTCACCCGACATCCAAAAAATCGTAGGATTTTTTGGATTCAATCGCATCAAAAGACTGCTACGGGTGTCGCAGCCGGGTAATGGAAAAGTCGAATACGACTCTGATAGACATACCAAACACCGAGAATCGAAAATGATTGGAGGATTGAATCAAGTGCTGGTGTGAAGCAATGGAATTATTTCAATTCTGTGTGGCTGCAAATGTATTAAATTCTTATTTGAACGAACATTTCCTCTTTTTTAAACCTTTATCGCGTCAGTGGCAAAATTTCGATTTCTTTTGTGGATTGATGTCGTCTTTTGACAAGTCGTTATAGACATCTCTTATTATCCCCgatgttcagtttatcgtaaagagcTTTGTAATGCGCTTCGCGTAACAGTGATCGTTGTTTTTGCTTCTTGCGTTCTTGAAAATTCGCCGACTGCCCAGCTTTTTATCGACAAGAAACCTATAATAGATGCGTTTCTATTTATTGACCTTGATTTAGACATCTTCCTTTGAAGCTAAGTATCTCCATTGATGAACACTTACCTGGTTTGTTTTTCTTAGGGTAAGGTAGGTGAATTTATGTACTGAATGTTGGATTtccgcaacagtacgccgtcggactaccaaattAGGACTAGtctggaactgtttgacacattacttccagCTAACCTTCCCGCTCTCCTGCCTGGAGCATTTAATTCAATTCAggaaatccctttcaccaacggaagttgagaggaggaagagagttgttagttcaaggcaTCCCCTGCCATCCAGTCTCCCAACTGGTTGAGCTTAAActtcttcgcaagaaaaatAACTCGATGGTAACGCGCAATATAGGACTAAAAAGCACCATGCCCGCCTActagctgggtaaggaaataatcaatctcatcatGCTTTCTATTCAACCATGGATCTAAGTTGCCGTTGAGCGGCGCAGTCAATCTGCCACTTAAGCCGTTTCATCAAAAGAGTTGCCACTTCTTCAGAGTATATTGTTGATCTTCAGGAGTAGCCTTCTTCGAGTCTTCTCCCCTGCATATTTAGATGGCCTAATGTTCCTTAGCGAGGGGACAAAATGGATTATTCACGCGATCCTCATCACAGCCAGTTCTGGGATAGTACGGTAGGCCGTAAAGCTTCCACTCTCTGCACTtgcgcaaggcgcttacgagaCACCTTCTCGCCAATTGACATGGACCGTAGGGTCTAAAAACGAAATGCCTTGGAGACAAGTCTTCAATGACACGTATCGCTTCGGCGAGTCTGCTCCTgataagcttttcgagcactttcccggccgtgtcaagcatacagagtGATTGATATGCAGACAGCAGTTCCGGATCTCGTTTCGCTTTGGTGGCTAGGGCAAGTCGAGCGGCCTTCCAGCGGTGAAAAAATGCCCCCTTCCAGCGAGAATAGAAGTCGCCGAGCGCTACATTTATTCGATGGTGAGTTGCATCTTCCAGCTTTTTCATTGTGAGAATAGGCAATCCTCAACCTTTTCTGCGCTCCGGTTGCTAAGTGACAAGTGTGAACTCTGCTTTTACCTAATCTGAACTCATATCGCTAGGTCATTTTTCCGGAAGTGTTCGCTGATTAaaactagatcagcttttaccttTGCAGCGATTTGCACTAGCAATTTTTGGATTATGTTTTTGGTTTTATTCCGTGTTTTTTGCAATAATCGTTATGGTCGGTAGTCGCGGGAGTGGAATCCTTTCGACATCGTCATTCCGAAAACCCACCCCTTTGCACCAGTTGCCGTCTGCCGCAAACGTTAAATGTTTTTGTGTTAGTAGTTGGCATGTGTCTTTCTCGGCACcgggtcgacctgtttgtggcgTGTGGATGATAAAGAAATGAACTGTGCGGTCAGCCTTCAAAAGAATGAACTCCATCAATGGCGACACCATATTGAGTCCATGGCGTACCAAGTAATTTTTACCACATTTGCGGTCAATGTCGCAGCTCTTTCCATCTTCTTGCGGAGCGCAGATATAGAAACATCACTTTCGAAAGACTCTTGCAAGTTTCCTGGTTTACTAGTGAGCGTAGAAATATTTACCTGGCAGATACGGATTTGTATGGATTACATCGAAGattagttactgcagatctgctgctttcactcgtacggaaatcttgggaatcggagacctttctcagagagtgaaagaaagtaatgatcgttaagattccaaaaagaggaagtgtatctggagtgctctacgtaggagggattccggagaaactaatagctattatcagagcgacatattagGGCGCTAAATTTtacgtgctgcaccgaagtaaaatctcggaggattttgaggtcctaaGCGGAGTCCGggtgcatcctgtcaccgatattattttttttcgttatcggtgacgttcttcactgccgccctgtccggaggacgtgaagaaattcaatggaaaatgacatctttccttaaacaccttcaCTACGTTGATTACTTCTGTTTACTGtctcaccggatcatggacctCGGCTGaatagctctggatttagaagattgaaaataaacaccaacaaaatcaaggttctcatctgacgggtcattacactctccctatctggatTAATGGACAGAGGATCGAAAGCGTCGacaaatttgtatatctagaaagcgtggtttctgacGACGGCGGCACCGAAGTAGATGTtgttcgacgcattaacagcgctacatCCGCTtgcgctgccctgtctaaaatctttaaatgcagttatttcaacactaaAATCAAGGTGAGATCGTAGCATATGGAAAATGAACTCTAAAGTTACTCAAGCTACAAACTACAATTTGTTCGACGCACAGACTTGGCACTCGTATGTGATGTGATAGAAAGCAGAAGTAACAGTCGATAGGTCACATATAAAAGAGGGGTGACAATTGTATTGCGGACTATACCATGCAGCAGAATCCACTCACCCAACgtgaccgacgagtgggtcgcctcaagGGCATTTGGCGAAAAACAGTACAGGGGAAGTGCGAGCGTTtcaggaagtcgtgggggagctgaagcgcatttcaggtaaccagaggggggagggggggataTGGGAGCCAAAGTGGCTCTAAACTTTGATGAAGAGTTCTCCATTCGGATAGACTTGCATTTGCAGTAGTTCTTCATCTTCGAGTGTAAGTGTTGTTGGCTTGGTGAAAATTTCTGTCTACTTTGACTAAGAGTTAACTATTACCCAGAAAATTTTTCAAGTGTATGATCTATTGACGAAGATTCGTCGCTTCTGGCCACAATGTGTTGCATACCTTGGACACATGATGAACAAGAACGAACCTCATTTTCGACAGCAGAATCCAGTTTTGGCTAGCATGCATAATTTTGAGGAATTGATTTCATGTGTTCAGTGCGGAGATGCCTGTAATGGAGAAGTTTATGATTCTCCTTTGGCTACGCATTCCTCTTATAAAATATAGTTTTAGTCGATGTTAAGTTTGACGCCACTtataaaagtgatcattttggCTTCAGTGtggataaatttcaaatgagGTGGAAGAATGTCCAATGCGGTTACGTCAAGCTTCTGTGAAGTTGTATCTATGTTAAATCTTTGTATGATGAAACCCggatgccaccatagcccaaaatcacCCCAAAATcattaaaggttttgttgaaatcggtttactgtctggcgGTCTGtgcgtctgtctgccacacgttcTTGTCtctctatccaacgaaattctttgaaatcttcacgacttattcagttcatatttttaaggttcaCAACATAGGATAATTTCGATTTGATtggaccatttttaaggttttaagtAAGACAAatccttatcaaaatcgattcactgtctgtattcacacgcatttttccccaaaacggctaaaccgatccaaacgataTTTGGTGGACTGTGAAATCCCAcgaatacagtgagtgacataaatttatgtggagtttaaatggggctccccatatatgtataGGCGAGATATaacattttttcatagaatatagtcatgtggggtatcaaatgggatatcaacccaaaaatccgaaaaaaatcaggaaggtctGCTTAGATGAAGTCTAggccttaaaaaaataaatttactaatagtatattaccaacggTTATAAATTCACTGagaaaccccccccccttaagttcaccctacgaGCACCAACATAGAGGACAATGTCTCGCACACGCATGcgaagtttcatggaaatccgaccattaggccaaagttatagcagttcaaacttatcaatttcgcgcgaatttactgggTCTGAAGCCATGCGAATAAGATGCTGgcctcataattaacgagaataattgacattcgagtgaaatattaaagtcccatatatgaaaaattacttctccccagcccttttaccCTTTGTTGCTATTAGgtaagccctttttaaggttttgtgtaaaacaaaacttattaaaatcgatttacctaaaatcatgaaattttgaagcAATGTAAACTcttatatagagcatgatcctaccaagtttggtgcaaatcacactgttattaacaaatttatagtaggtcaaaggtgtcgcttctgtgcaaattcaagactttgaatggctCTATAATgtcaaagtggatattctcacataatatatgcatatattatgtgctagctACTAATGGGAcattgaaatgtttttataaaagaaatatacaaaacctttcatacctgaagcgtacaacttccggtttcccaacttgcttGTATCTATTTTTGGTGAACTTTttcatatttgctaataatgttgaaatCATTGTGTGAAGCGGATGAAATCAGTTATGATCGATAGAGTACTTTGCAGAGTAAATTATTTGTGAAAATAGCTCCTGACgcagttgaattttaaattattatccaAGTGCAACTGCCACGCACTCAAAGTTCCTCACactgggaaacacaaaaccttttatacctttcctgacttgtttatagATTAAAGAAAGCGTGAAAAAACAAGTTTAACAAGGCtgcaaaaatttgccttttaatattttttaataatcctagtttgtgaaCCGTGGTATACTCCACACGCTAAAATgtcatttgttttttcctttAAGATCTCCTTTTTCGAAGATGGGTGTTTAAGTTGCTCTGTACTTAAATAATGAGCAAATGATATCAGGATGAAAGACATTAATGAATATACGCTCAAGATATTGATGAATATActatgtatctttatccagttctgtACAAAAAAATTccaacgaccttcacacgggatgacccccttaaccttAGCTTCAAGTTCAGTTGAAAAGATTTCAAACAAGTTAGAAGATTAAACTATGTTCGTAAAAGGAAGAACGCGAGGGAAGCccatgaaaaattatttaaagttGGTGATGGTAACTTGGCCAAAAATGGCGTCAGAGCCAAACCTGGATTAACAAATTCCATAATTGGTTTTGTGGCAATGATCGAACCAAATGAAATGTAGCAGAAACATTAAAGGTTATTCAAAAAAGTATTCACTTGCACCTAAAAAGTCGGATAGCTCGATATTGGATTCTTCATGAACTGAAAGAAGTTAATTTGATGGCGTGTGCTAAAATCTGTTCTACGCTGCAGAAACGTCAACACAACGATCCGTTTTAAAAATGATGATAACTGGTGATGAAGATCTGCCTCAAATGAAGTagcacttcattaaagaaaGGTTACGCTTTCAATGTGGATTTGAAGGGTATTGTCGGGAATTGGACAGTTTGAACGCAACTCACAGCCAGAAATGTCCGCAGTTCATCAATCgacaataaaacaaaacatatttctgGGGACCTGTCAACAATTGTTGTGGGTTAGGTAGGATATGCTGCTTCACTTAAAATACTTGCCTGGCCTCGTGCAGTCAAATTCACTTGTTTGTCGAAGTTAAATTCACATGAGGTGATAAATCAGcagcttctttattttttccctAATAGAGACAGGTCCTTCTACAAACATTTGCGGATTTTGCCCATCGTATAGTGAATACCACCTTATTTTTAAAGGTTCTGTTGAAAtcgatccagaaaggcaatgtaaagagggcgatgcttctcacggtgtttctccgtgagtaacggctcagcgtgtattgcgtcagtagttccgcagtttttgacaaatctggtTTAATTcccgattatttcaacgatttcgcgaatacggttgtcaagaatgcgttcaaaaatcttcatggtatgggaaagtaaccggatcggacgataatttgaagattctgctggctaccttcttgccagtcagatggtgttcttccttcctgaataacccggttaaagaattcactaagccacagtgttgggtaccagatcttcgcttttcagagctcagatgcgatgtcgtcgggtcctgtgactttccctgatttcattcgttttattgcctcctcgacttcagttgcgctgactggcggaactgctccaaatgtcggcaatgattgtggaagtggaggatgagcaaattcttcaattgaaatctgctcgaaatattctcgccatctatccgttgtgactcgacggttggtaagcaaagtaccgttcttgtcattagcgcaacagaagtgttcgatatcctgtgtacattcattacggcttttagcaagtgagtacagatctctctcgccatcccgagtgcccagtttatcgtaaagatttttgtaatggttcgctcgggtgacagcgatcgctttctttgcttcacggttggcattcttataaatttgccaattagcaggcgctttatcgtcgagaaatttgtggtagaggcgtttcttttcacgaaccttcatttcaacatcatcattccaaagccaagtatctcggttgatgtgtcgcttacccggcttggtgaccccgagggttgcagaggccgctttgtggatcgtgtctttcatttcgttccatgattcttccacattcgtaatggtcggcaatcgtatgagtgagatcgtttcttctttcttctcagaaatttgccaccatttaatgcgcggcgggccagtgcgttcctcacgctgttttatcggtggttaaATTTGTAGGACGGCAATCATTGGCCgatccgaacccctttcccccgtggcacctgttaccgtctgcct is a window encoding:
- the LOC119647324 gene encoding probable cytochrome P450 6a13 isoform X2, translating into MAFLVILCTVLITMLTSVYVLFKVRYRYWAKRGVPCLEPIFPFGSLQRSGKRRHIKDTLDETYQEFSGKEPLAGLYFFTDAVLMVLDLDLIHNMLVRDFSKFHDRGLFYNERSDPLSANLLTLEGHKWKVLRSKLTPTFTSGKMKFMYPTILGVMDQFDQTLREILKTQKDVEIKELLARFTTDVIGTCAFGIECNSLKDPNTEFRKVGRTAFEKTRHGLFGRAFLGQFPRLSRKLGLKTTRDDVSDFFMKVVRETVEFREKNNVRRNDFMDILIQLKNGGNGNGDSKDGEAKLSFEEIAAQAFIFFLAGFETSSTNMTYSLYELAKNTEIQEKARREINEVLEKHSGEFTYDAMMEMTYIGHINNESLRKYPPASLLIRKCNCDYQIPNSDRIIEKGTRVLIPAYSIHRDPDIWPDPEVFDPERFAPEQVKERHPMAFLGFGDGPRNCIGARFGQMQSRIGLVSLLRNYRFEICDKTPTVLEYSMTTPILTPKGGLWLKVEAIEQL